AGCTCACTGCGATTTACCCCGATAACTTTCGACCCCAGCTGACTTTCGATGCTTGGACCATGCTGGTACTGGGCGGCACTGCCCATCGCTTTGGGCCGGTTCTTGGAGCAGTCGTGTTTTGGCTCTATGACAGCCTGACCCGCTTCTTACTGCCTGCCCTCCTGCCACTCGACGGAGCGCAAATTGGGGCATTGCGGATTGCCTTGGTTGGACTGTTATTGATGGCGTTGATGATTTGGCGGCCTCAAGGCATTTTGGGACGACGGGAGGAGCTGAGCCTTGGCCGCTGAGTCTTGGTTGTTAGAAGCGGAGAGCCTGAGCAAACGCTTTGGTGGCTTGCAGGCGGTGCAGGATGTGCACTTGCAAGTGGCGGCTGGTTCTATCACGGGGCTGATTGGCCCCAATGGCGCGGGTAAATCCACTTTGTTTGCGCTGCTCTCCAATTTTCTCAAGCCAGATGCGGGGCGAGTTCGATTTCGAGGCCGGGCGATCGAAAAGCTGCAACCCTATCAACTGGCCCGGTTGGGATTGGTACGGACGTTTCAGGTAGCGCGATCGCTCTCGCGTTTAACAGTGTTGGAGAACATGCTGCTTGGCGCCCAACAGCAGCGCGGCGAACAATTTTGGCAAGTCTGGCTACAGCCCCAAGCCATTCGCCAGCAGGAACAAGTCCTACACGATCGCGCTTTCTCCTTACTCAGTGATGTGGGTTTGGCCGCTAAAGCTCAAGACTATGCAGGTAGCCTGTCCGGTGGGCAACGCAAGCTACTAGAAATGGCGCGAGCGCTGATGGCACAGCCGCAACTCGTGCTGTTGGATGAACCGGCAGCCGGCGTCAATCCCGCCCTGATCGAGAAGATCTGCCAGCACATCCAAACGTGG
The sequence above is a segment of the Synechococcus elongatus PCC 11801 genome. Coding sequences within it:
- a CDS encoding ABC transporter ATP-binding protein, producing the protein MAAESWLLEAESLSKRFGGLQAVQDVHLQVAAGSITGLIGPNGAGKSTLFALLSNFLKPDAGRVRFRGRAIEKLQPYQLARLGLVRTFQVARSLSRLTVLENMLLGAQQQRGEQFWQVWLQPQAIRQQEQVLHDRAFSLLSDVGLAAKAQDYAGSLSGGQRKLLEMARALMAQPQLVLLDEPAAGVNPALIEKICQHIQTWNQQGISFLIIEHNMDVIMSLCDRVWVLAEGKNLVDGPPAQIQQDEQVLAAYLGLESA